In the genome of Streptomyces sp. Q6, the window CCTCCACCGACTGCCGGGCCGCCGGTGAGACGTAGTGCCCGCCGTTCAGGTAGCGGGAGACGGTGCCGCGCGACACCCCCGCCACCCGTGCCACGTCGTGGATGGTGGGCGGTTTGCGGCGTTCATTCGGGCTGGTCGTCATGGTCCTCGATGGTCAAGGGTGGTGCGGGCAGGGGCGGTGGGTACGCACGGTGCTGCCATCGTGCCGGTCCGGACGCGTCCCGCCCCGGGACAGGTCCGGACCTGTGTGTCACGCCTTGATGGAACCACTCAACAGGTCGAGAGACCAGAACCTCTGGATCACGAGGAACAGCCCGATCAGCGGCAGGATCGCCAGCAGACAGCCCGTGATGACCAGAGTGTAGAGCGCGGGCTGCGACGCGCCCTGGGCGAGCAGCGTGTAAAGCCCCAGCGTGAGCGGGAACTTGGTGTCGTCGGCCAGCATCACGTACGGCAGCAGGAAGTTGTTCCAGATGCCGACGAACTGGAAGAGGAACACCGTGATCAGGCCCGGCACCATCATCGGCACGGCGATCCGGGAGAAGATCCGCCACTCGCCGGCGCCGTCCATCCGGGCGGCCTCCAGGAGCTCCCCGGGCACCGCCGCGTTGGCGTAGATCCGCATCAGGTACACGCCGTACGGCGACAGGATCGACGGCAGCAGCATCGACCAGTACGTGTCCGCGAGGCCCATCTTCGACAGCATCAGGTACTGCGGCACGGACAGGATGATGCCGGGCACGAGAACACCGGCCAGCATCAGCTTGAAGACGAACTCCCGCCCCCGGAAGGCGAACCGGCCGAGCGCGTAGCCGCCGGCCGCCGAGACCATCGTCGACAGCAGGGCGCCGACGCCGGCGTAGAGGGCCGAGTTCGCCATCCACTGCCAGTAGATGCCGTCCCGGTACCGGGACAGGTCGTGGACGTTGTCGAGGAACCCGGTCCCGGGCGCCAGCGTGAACGTCGAGAAGAGCTCGGCCCGGCTCTTCGTCGCGGCCATCACCACCCAGACGACGGGGATCAGGCAGTACAGCGCACCCAGGACCAGGACGAGGGTGGGGACCCAGGCGGTGCGCCGTCGGCGGGCGGGGCCTGCGGCCAGGGTGAGGGACGTCATGCCTGGTCCTCTCGGGTGAACCGGTTGGAGATACGGAGCAGGGTGAAGGAGAGCAGGAAGGTGGCCGCGGCGAGCACCACCGCGGTGGCCGACGCTCCGTAGATGTCGGCCCGGCCGAAGGCGCTGTTGTAGATGGTGAGCAGGGGGCTCCAGTCCTTCGGGATGCCGTTCTCGATGGCCTGGAGCGCCTTGGGCTCGGTGAACACCTGGAGGGTGGCGATCACCGAGAAGAAGAAGGTGAGCACCAGCGACGGCGCCACGATCGGGATCTTGATGCGGAGGGCGATCTTCAGGTCGGAGGCGCCGTCGATGCGGGCCGCCTCGTAGATCTCCTGCGGGATCGCGCGCAGCGCCGTGTAGATCACGATCATGTTGAAGCCGGTGCCGCCCCAGACCGCGATGTTGGCGAGGGACAGGTACAGGTTCGTGCCGTCGAACAGGTTGGGCTCGGGCAGATCGAGCTTGTCCAGGACGAAGTAGAAGGGGCTGACGTCGGGAACGTAGAGGAAGCCCCACATGACGGCGGCGAGGATGCCGGGCACCGCGTACGGAAGGAAGATCGCGAGACGGGCGAAGGGGCCGCTGCGCACCTTCGGGGTGTCGAGCATCAGCGCGAAGAGCAGGGCGAGGCCGAGCATCGTCGGGATGACGATGACGCCGTAGCCGA includes:
- a CDS encoding carbohydrate ABC transporter permease → MTSLTLAAGPARRRRTAWVPTLVLVLGALYCLIPVVWVVMAATKSRAELFSTFTLAPGTGFLDNVHDLSRYRDGIYWQWMANSALYAGVGALLSTMVSAAGGYALGRFAFRGREFVFKLMLAGVLVPGIILSVPQYLMLSKMGLADTYWSMLLPSILSPYGVYLMRIYANAAVPGELLEAARMDGAGEWRIFSRIAVPMMVPGLITVFLFQFVGIWNNFLLPYVMLADDTKFPLTLGLYTLLAQGASQPALYTLVITGCLLAILPLIGLFLVIQRFWSLDLLSGSIKA
- a CDS encoding sugar ABC transporter permease; the encoded protein is MTTTPLEGSVRTSDGPSAGGTTEAARSPRTRGVRRGGRFAPYWFLLPTLALFAAFTAVPLGYSVWISLHKVEVQGAGLGSHAREEVWSGLGNYTAVFSDSLFGTSVVRALGYGVIVIPTMLGLALLFALMLDTPKVRSGPFARLAIFLPYAVPGILAAVMWGFLYVPDVSPFYFVLDKLDLPEPNLFDGTNLYLSLANIAVWGGTGFNMIVIYTALRAIPQEIYEAARIDGASDLKIALRIKIPIVAPSLVLTFFFSVIATLQVFTEPKALQAIENGIPKDWSPLLTIYNSAFGRADIYGASATAVVLAAATFLLSFTLLRISNRFTREDQA